A genomic region of Halobaculum lipolyticum contains the following coding sequences:
- a CDS encoding DUF5518 domain-containing protein, with the protein MNINWYAVLTGFAVALGLSIVLSLLTPVDGTALLLLAAPALVGGFVAGYMVSGATDGAVNGGLATVIGAIAVLVFVLVMEVLAAGLITTVVTATIGVTAILVQAIPGAAAGALGGWLKTRREPSATGATAPR; encoded by the coding sequence ATGAACATCAACTGGTACGCCGTACTGACCGGCTTCGCCGTTGCGCTCGGCTTGAGCATCGTGCTCTCGCTGCTCACACCCGTGGACGGGACCGCCCTGCTGCTGTTGGCGGCGCCCGCGCTCGTCGGCGGCTTCGTCGCCGGCTACATGGTGTCGGGGGCGACCGACGGCGCGGTCAACGGCGGGTTGGCGACCGTGATCGGCGCCATCGCCGTGCTCGTGTTCGTCCTCGTCATGGAGGTGCTGGCGGCCGGGCTCATCACCACCGTCGTCACCGCGACGATCGGCGTGACCGCGATCCTCGTCCAGGCCATCCCCGGCGCCGCCGCCGGCGCCCTCGGCGGCTGGCTGAAGACCCGGCGCGAACCCAGCGCGACCGGCGCGACCGCGCCCCGCTGA
- a CDS encoding ABC transporter ATP-binding protein produces MTVGTGEAAASGAEGNGRAVGDGDAVVVDGLRKRFGSGPDAVTAVDGVSLRVERGSVVGLLGPNGAGKTTLIKCVLGMVLPDEGSVELLGTDVASDPRAAYGRVDAMLEGARNDYWRLTVRENLRYFTTIGGVDPDSVADRHDRLLRRLGLADRADTPVRELSRGMKQKVSLASVLAGGAEVVFLDEPTLGLDVESSRTLQRELRRLAEEEDLTVVLSSHDMDVIETVCDRVVIVSDGRVVADDTVDRLLRTDAVSAVRVTSPDLDADLVDAVGDRFEVTDVDPLDEGARIEVAVDGAGLYDLFAFLRSREVRLHGVRTVEPDLEDVFVSLTGIEDGGGGDGGSDSAGHESDSAGDEPDRGPRTRRGADR; encoded by the coding sequence ATGACAGTGGGAACCGGCGAGGCAGCCGCGTCGGGCGCCGAGGGGAACGGACGGGCTGTCGGCGACGGGGACGCGGTCGTCGTCGACGGACTCCGCAAGCGGTTCGGGAGCGGTCCCGACGCCGTCACGGCCGTCGACGGCGTCTCCCTGCGCGTCGAGCGCGGATCGGTCGTGGGCCTGTTGGGTCCCAACGGCGCCGGGAAGACGACGCTGATCAAGTGCGTCCTCGGGATGGTGCTGCCCGACGAGGGGTCGGTCGAACTGCTCGGCACCGACGTGGCGAGCGACCCCCGCGCGGCGTACGGCCGCGTCGACGCCATGCTGGAGGGGGCGCGCAACGACTACTGGCGGCTCACGGTGCGCGAGAACCTCCGCTACTTCACCACGATCGGCGGCGTCGACCCCGACTCGGTCGCCGACCGCCACGACCGGCTGCTCCGGCGCCTCGGTCTCGCCGACCGGGCGGACACGCCCGTCCGGGAACTGTCGCGGGGGATGAAACAGAAGGTGTCGCTCGCGAGCGTGCTCGCGGGCGGCGCCGAGGTGGTGTTCCTCGACGAGCCGACGCTCGGACTCGACGTCGAGAGTTCGCGCACCCTCCAGCGGGAACTGCGCCGTCTCGCCGAGGAGGAGGACCTGACGGTCGTCCTGTCCAGTCACGACATGGACGTGATCGAGACCGTCTGTGACCGCGTCGTGATCGTCTCCGACGGCCGCGTCGTCGCCGACGACACCGTCGATCGGCTCCTCCGAACCGACGCCGTGAGCGCCGTCCGGGTGACCAGCCCCGACCTCGACGCGGATCTGGTCGACGCCGTCGGCGACCGCTTCGAGGTGACCGACGTCGACCCGCTCGACGAGGGCGCCCGGATCGAGGTCGCCGTCGACGGAGCGGGGCTGTACGACCTGTTCGCGTTCCTCCGGTCGCGGGAAGTCCGCCTCCACGGGGTCAGGACCGTCGAACCCGATCTGGAGGACGTGTTCGTGTCGCTGACGGGGATCGAGGACGGTGGCGGCGGGGACGGCGGAAGCGACAGCGCCGGCCACGAAAGCGACAGCGCCGGCGACGAGCCGGACCGGGGCCCGCGGACGCGTCGGGGGGCGGACCGGTGA
- a CDS encoding ABC transporter permease, which yields MSDGRADAGGVPPASTGETGTGGARPATYRHLARAVLYREYLIFVRYPANAVGAVVISLFFFGVLFFGGQLLAGRALTDSIEGIVVGYFLWTLSVGAYSSISDDIGSEVQWGTLERHVLTPFGFAPVALLKGVAKVIRTFLISSVILAAMLAITGTSLSLNVGTVVVVATLTVSSVLGLGFAAGGVAVLYKRVGSWLNLLQFGFVVLISAPAIDAPWLSVFPLAHGSGLLQRAMVDGTRLWEFAPADLALLVAVAVGYLAVGYGVFVAATRRARRLGVLGDY from the coding sequence GTGAGCGACGGCCGGGCCGACGCCGGTGGCGTCCCCCCGGCGTCGACCGGCGAGACCGGGACCGGCGGAGCGCGACCCGCGACGTACCGCCACCTCGCGCGGGCCGTGCTGTACCGGGAGTACCTGATCTTCGTGCGCTACCCGGCGAACGCCGTCGGCGCCGTCGTGATCTCGCTGTTCTTCTTCGGCGTGCTGTTCTTCGGCGGGCAGTTGTTGGCCGGGCGCGCGCTGACGGACTCGATCGAGGGGATCGTCGTCGGCTACTTCCTGTGGACGCTGTCGGTGGGCGCGTACTCGTCCATCTCCGACGACATCGGCAGCGAGGTGCAGTGGGGGACGCTCGAACGCCACGTGCTCACCCCGTTCGGCTTCGCGCCGGTGGCGCTGCTGAAAGGGGTCGCGAAGGTGATCCGGACGTTCCTGATCTCGTCGGTCATCCTCGCGGCGATGCTGGCGATCACCGGGACCTCGCTCAGCCTGAACGTCGGCACGGTCGTCGTGGTCGCGACGCTGACGGTGTCGTCGGTGCTCGGCCTCGGCTTCGCCGCCGGCGGCGTCGCGGTCCTCTACAAGCGAGTCGGGAGCTGGCTCAACCTCCTCCAGTTCGGGTTCGTCGTGCTGATCTCGGCGCCCGCGATCGATGCGCCGTGGCTCTCGGTGTTCCCGCTGGCCCACGGCAGCGGGCTGCTCCAGCGCGCGATGGTCGACGGCACCCGGCTGTGGGAGTTCGCCCCCGCCGACCTCGCGCTGTTGGTCGCGGTCGCGGTCGGCTACCTGGCGGTGGGCTACGGCGTGTTCGTGGCCGCGACGCGGCGCGCGCGGCGCCTCGGCGTGCTCGGCGACTACTGA
- a CDS encoding MBL fold metallo-hydrolase — MNVTYLESAAILVETDDVEVLCDPWLLDGAYYGSWAHYPPPPFEPEDFDHVDYIYVSHVHPDHFHPPTLERMDEDIPVLIHDYRWDYLRDAVEELGFEAIELPNGEPFHLGGDSEIAIHAADGCDPELCGNFFGCTWYDQDADSPGSTQVDSMAVITDGDEVLVDTNDCPYTIAEPTCERIKAEYGDIDMLCHQYSAAQFYPQSVTNYDHDHKVAERDRVIREKYELALNFIDLFDPTYYLPFAGEYVLAGKLAELDQYTANPPRSEAKAFFDANTPERNECVFLNSGEHIDVTTGDRSAPFEPADPEEKQRYIEEVLAERSFTYESDPMPTMGQLREAVPVAYEHMEAKRERIGYETDTTVLISLVDDVYLELSMDGSGFDYVRDLDTDEYDDGWVRMDLDPRLVARLLEGPHSAYWADAKIGSHIGISKEPDIYERGLFNTLGSFHSDGAVSRPHADKQAVAESDD; from the coding sequence ATGAACGTCACCTACCTCGAGTCGGCGGCGATCCTCGTCGAGACGGACGACGTCGAGGTCCTCTGTGACCCCTGGCTGCTCGACGGCGCGTACTACGGCTCCTGGGCGCACTACCCGCCGCCGCCGTTCGAGCCGGAGGACTTCGACCACGTCGACTACATCTACGTGTCGCACGTTCACCCGGACCACTTCCACCCGCCCACGCTGGAGCGGATGGACGAGGACATCCCGGTGCTCATCCACGACTACCGCTGGGACTACCTCCGCGACGCCGTCGAGGAGCTCGGCTTCGAGGCGATCGAACTGCCGAACGGGGAGCCGTTCCACCTCGGCGGCGACTCCGAGATCGCGATCCACGCGGCCGACGGCTGCGACCCGGAACTGTGCGGGAACTTCTTCGGCTGCACGTGGTACGATCAGGACGCCGACAGTCCGGGGTCGACGCAGGTGGACAGCATGGCGGTGATCACCGACGGCGACGAGGTACTCGTCGACACGAACGACTGTCCGTACACCATCGCCGAACCGACCTGCGAGCGGATCAAAGCCGAGTACGGCGACATCGACATGCTGTGTCACCAGTACAGCGCCGCGCAGTTCTACCCGCAGTCGGTCACCAACTACGACCACGACCACAAGGTCGCCGAGCGCGACCGCGTGATCCGCGAGAAGTACGAACTCGCGCTCAACTTCATCGACCTGTTCGACCCGACGTACTACCTGCCGTTCGCCGGCGAGTACGTCCTCGCCGGGAAGCTGGCCGAACTCGACCAGTACACCGCGAACCCGCCGCGCTCGGAGGCGAAGGCGTTCTTCGACGCGAACACGCCCGAGCGCAACGAGTGCGTGTTCCTCAACAGCGGCGAACACATCGACGTGACGACCGGCGACCGGTCGGCGCCGTTCGAGCCGGCAGACCCCGAGGAGAAACAGCGGTACATCGAGGAGGTGCTGGCCGAGCGGTCGTTCACCTACGAGTCCGACCCGATGCCGACGATGGGGCAGCTGCGCGAGGCGGTGCCGGTGGCGTACGAGCACATGGAGGCCAAGCGCGAGCGGATCGGGTACGAGACCGACACGACGGTGTTGATCTCGCTGGTCGACGACGTGTACCTCGAACTGTCGATGGACGGCTCGGGCTTCGACTACGTCCGGGACCTCGACACCGACGAGTACGACGACGGCTGGGTCAGGATGGACCTCGACCCGCGGCTGGTCGCGCGACTGCTCGAAGGACCCCACAGCGCCTACTGGGCGGACGCCAAGATCGGCTCCCACATCGGGATCAGCAAGGAGCCGGACATCTACGAGCGCGGCCTGTTCAACACGCTCGGCTCGTTCCACTCCGACGGCGCCGTGTCGCGCCCCCACGCCGACAAGCAGGCCGTCGCGGAGTCCGACGACTGA
- a CDS encoding NAD+ synthase, with product MAIGRHDAAEAPRRVDRRLPPEELFERSVRLVRDTVDGAEADGAVVALSGGVDSATTAALAVEALGAGNVFALLMPTADTPEGDTVDAREWARTLGIDHATVALDPAMEVFKRHVAPRIAPAGDEYAAGNLAARLRMACAYFVANTTDRLVVGTANRTERMLGYFTKYGDGGVDLLPLGEYDKGEVRSLAAHLGVPERIRAKPPSAGFWRGQTDEADLGATYPTLDRVVAALVDDAGGRVTAATTERLGTDAGTVAEQAARLARTGHKRERPPTPPRPLPGADDPVALATAGDRLATAHDDVTRFVGDYVDGAGAEGVVVPLSGGLDSSVAAALAVEALGPDRVYAVHLPCHKAVDIDTPDPESVAADLGIEFDRVNVRPLVTELESQLPHEITKRAGVRELANLVARVRMASAYYVANTATDLVVGTTDRSDLLLGDVTKYGDGAGDLLPLGGLYRSEVAALGRRLGLADGVVDQPATVEFAAGRLAETEHGASYDTIDRVLDRLVDRDIGIARTAAELELEPALVRRFAGAHVDSKHKRSLPPTTEEAAGPGPFHELELKFE from the coding sequence GTGGCGATCGGCCGACACGACGCCGCGGAGGCCCCGCGGCGCGTCGACCGACGACTCCCGCCCGAGGAACTGTTCGAGCGGTCGGTGCGGCTCGTCCGCGACACCGTCGACGGCGCCGAGGCCGACGGCGCCGTGGTCGCCCTGTCGGGCGGCGTCGACTCCGCCACGACCGCGGCGCTGGCGGTGGAGGCGCTCGGCGCCGGCAACGTGTTCGCCCTGCTGATGCCGACCGCCGACACGCCCGAGGGCGACACCGTCGACGCCCGCGAGTGGGCGCGCACCCTCGGCATCGATCACGCGACCGTCGCGTTGGACCCGGCGATGGAGGTGTTCAAGCGGCACGTGGCGCCCCGTATCGCCCCCGCGGGCGACGAGTACGCCGCCGGCAACCTCGCGGCCCGGCTGCGGATGGCGTGTGCGTACTTCGTGGCGAACACCACCGACCGGCTGGTCGTCGGGACCGCCAACCGGACCGAACGCATGCTCGGCTACTTCACGAAGTACGGCGACGGCGGCGTCGACCTGCTGCCGCTGGGCGAGTACGACAAAGGCGAGGTCCGTTCGCTCGCCGCCCACCTCGGGGTTCCAGAGCGGATCCGCGCGAAACCGCCGAGCGCGGGCTTCTGGCGGGGGCAGACCGACGAGGCCGACCTCGGCGCCACGTACCCGACGCTCGACCGTGTAGTGGCCGCGCTCGTCGACGACGCCGGCGGACGCGTCACGGCGGCGACGACCGAGCGGCTCGGGACCGACGCCGGGACGGTCGCCGAACAGGCCGCGCGGCTCGCCCGGACGGGACACAAACGCGAGCGGCCGCCGACCCCGCCCCGGCCGCTCCCCGGCGCCGACGACCCGGTGGCGCTCGCGACGGCCGGCGACCGGCTGGCGACGGCCCACGACGACGTGACCCGGTTCGTCGGCGACTACGTCGACGGCGCCGGCGCGGAGGGCGTCGTCGTCCCCCTCTCCGGCGGGCTGGACTCCAGCGTCGCCGCGGCGCTCGCCGTCGAGGCGCTCGGTCCCGACCGGGTGTACGCGGTCCACCTGCCGTGTCACAAGGCGGTCGACATCGACACCCCCGACCCGGAGTCGGTGGCGGCCGACCTCGGCATCGAGTTCGACCGCGTGAACGTCCGGCCGCTCGTCACCGAGTTGGAGTCGCAGCTCCCCCACGAGATCACGAAACGGGCGGGCGTCCGCGAGCTGGCGAACCTCGTCGCCCGCGTGCGGATGGCGTCGGCGTACTACGTCGCCAACACGGCGACCGACCTCGTGGTGGGGACGACCGACCGGAGCGACCTGCTGTTGGGCGACGTGACGAAGTACGGCGACGGCGCGGGGGACCTCCTCCCGCTCGGCGGGCTGTACCGCAGCGAGGTCGCCGCCCTCGGTCGACGGCTCGGGCTGGCCGACGGCGTCGTCGACCAACCCGCGACCGTCGAGTTCGCCGCCGGTCGGCTGGCCGAGACGGAACACGGGGCGTCGTACGACACTATCGACCGCGTGCTCGACCGGCTCGTCGACCGCGACATCGGCATCGCCCGCACCGCCGCGGAGTTGGAGTTGGAACCGGCGCTCGTGCGCCGCTTCGCGGGCGCCCACGTCGACTCGAAACACAAGCGGAGCCTCCCGCCGACGACCGAGGAGGCCGCCGGTCCCGGTCCCTTCCACGAACTGGAGTTGAAGTTCGAGTAG
- a CDS encoding TrmB family transcriptional regulator, with the protein MDLTSSQRDILNTLVNGYETDDSPMPATEIAEICDRHVGTIRNLMQMMKSLGLVEGVPGSEGGYVPTDAAFEALGRDRGGGEETLGLAHDYDRVDVAVESIRFTNVHHPDKCRARVTFRESVARFDVGDPVIVGPTPNGLVVAGEVEATDEGRNELHLTVARLEAPLTE; encoded by the coding sequence ATGGACCTGACCAGCAGCCAGCGGGACATCCTCAACACCCTCGTCAACGGGTACGAAACCGACGACTCGCCGATGCCGGCGACGGAGATCGCCGAGATCTGCGACCGGCACGTCGGGACGATCCGGAACCTGATGCAGATGATGAAGTCGCTGGGCCTCGTCGAGGGGGTCCCCGGCTCCGAGGGGGGGTACGTCCCGACGGACGCCGCCTTCGAGGCGCTCGGCCGCGACCGCGGGGGCGGCGAGGAGACGCTCGGTCTGGCCCACGACTACGACCGTGTCGACGTCGCCGTCGAGTCGATCCGTTTCACGAACGTCCACCACCCGGACAAGTGCCGTGCCCGCGTGACGTTCCGGGAGTCGGTCGCCCGCTTCGACGTCGGCGACCCGGTGATCGTCGGTCCCACGCCGAACGGTCTCGTCGTGGCGGGCGAGGTCGAGGCGACCGACGAGGGCCGCAACGAACTCCACCTGACGGTCGCCAGACTCGAAGCGCCCCTCACCGAGTAG
- a CDS encoding FAD-binding domain-containing protein: MTADASATGPTEEPDAVPAVPSADGDACVVWHRRHLRIPDHPAVTYATREYDTVCPLFVFDPRFYGREALACDARRRFLHESLSDLADRYAARDTELVYARGDPLEVLSAFVDAGWDVAATADATSRYGARRDDRAAEALDVAFVDGDGIRRGVRDPRDGWGERVEAYFRAEPTAPDDAGFGDHGVAATTTVAAVEERYGVEPTKESVPVGGRTPALARLDRFLDRIHEYPSSISSPAAAETGTSRLSPYLRFGCLSVREVVRRLERDAPDGRGAELFRDRLYWNRHYTQKLQDWPGWTERAVNPVFRRLNWDRRDETLIAAWKDGETGYPMVDASMRCLRDTGWLNFRMRAMCASFFGYVLEQPWRVGADHFYEHLIDADPAINYTQWQYQTGLTGIAAVRIYDPRKQVREHDPDGEFVRRWVPELAAVPPEHLDEPEKTPLATQAEVGVRVGEDYPRPVVEFEAKRVAARERFDRLAERAREAARDPEIRRRLSLSRDRRDRLAAEASDGNDGGPGGGQASLDAFE; encoded by the coding sequence ATGACCGCCGACGCGAGCGCGACCGGCCCGACCGAGGAGCCGGACGCGGTGCCGGCGGTCCCGTCGGCCGACGGCGACGCCTGCGTCGTCTGGCACCGACGCCACCTCCGGATCCCCGACCACCCGGCGGTCACCTACGCGACCCGCGAGTACGACACGGTCTGCCCGCTGTTCGTGTTCGACCCGCGATTCTACGGTCGCGAGGCCCTCGCCTGCGACGCCCGCCGCCGGTTCCTCCACGAGTCGCTGTCGGATCTGGCCGACAGATACGCGGCCCGCGACACCGAACTCGTGTACGCTCGGGGCGACCCGCTCGAGGTGCTGTCGGCGTTCGTCGACGCCGGCTGGGACGTGGCGGCGACCGCCGACGCGACGAGCCGCTACGGCGCCCGTCGCGACGACCGCGCGGCCGAGGCGTTGGACGTGGCCTTCGTCGACGGCGACGGGATACGCAGAGGGGTCCGGGACCCCCGCGACGGCTGGGGCGAGCGCGTGGAGGCGTACTTCCGCGCGGAGCCGACCGCGCCCGACGACGCCGGATTCGGCGATCACGGCGTCGCTGCGACCACGACCGTCGCGGCCGTCGAGGAGCGGTACGGCGTCGAGCCGACGAAGGAGTCGGTACCGGTGGGCGGACGCACGCCGGCGCTGGCCCGGCTCGACCGCTTCCTCGACCGGATCCACGAGTACCCGTCGTCCATCTCGTCGCCGGCGGCCGCGGAGACGGGGACGAGTCGCCTCTCGCCGTACCTCCGCTTCGGCTGTCTCTCGGTCCGAGAGGTGGTCCGGCGGCTGGAACGCGACGCCCCAGACGGCCGCGGGGCGGAGCTGTTCCGCGACCGGCTGTACTGGAACCGCCACTACACCCAGAAGCTCCAGGACTGGCCCGGCTGGACCGAACGGGCCGTCAACCCGGTGTTCCGCCGGCTCAACTGGGACCGGCGCGACGAGACCCTGATCGCGGCGTGGAAGGACGGGGAGACGGGCTACCCGATGGTCGACGCCTCGATGCGGTGTCTGCGGGACACCGGCTGGCTGAACTTCCGGATGCGCGCCATGTGCGCCTCCTTCTTCGGCTACGTGCTCGAACAGCCGTGGCGCGTCGGCGCGGACCACTTCTACGAGCACCTGATCGACGCTGACCCGGCGATCAACTACACCCAGTGGCAGTACCAGACCGGGCTGACGGGGATTGCGGCCGTCCGGATCTACGATCCCCGCAAGCAGGTGCGCGAGCACGACCCCGACGGCGAGTTCGTCCGCCGGTGGGTCCCGGAACTGGCGGCGGTGCCGCCCGAGCACCTCGACGAGCCGGAGAAGACCCCGCTGGCGACGCAGGCGGAGGTAGGCGTCCGCGTCGGCGAGGACTACCCGCGGCCGGTCGTCGAGTTCGAGGCGAAGCGGGTCGCCGCCCGCGAGCGGTTCGACCGGCTCGCCGAGCGGGCGCGCGAGGCCGCCCGCGACCCCGAGATTCGGCGCCGGCTGTCGCTGTCGCGCGACCGACGCGACCGGCTCGCGGCCGAGGCGTCGGACGGAAACGACGGCGGTCCCGGCGGCGGACAGGCGAGCCTCGACGCCTTCGAGTGA
- a CDS encoding DUF389 domain-containing protein, which yields MRIVRTLVSEDALSAVESVLDGYDVDHVVVREAAGGGVLVEFPVPTQAVESVLDEVREARDGVDGRAGEDRRRDDEAVAADDAATDDDAYTVVTSAESVFAPHVEELESRFVTGTEEDDAIPTEEVRSSALDMTPSPLTYYSMTLLSALVATAGLLLDAPAVVVGSMVIAPLIGSALTASVGTVLDERAMLWAGLKTQLFGLALAVAAATAFSLVLRWAAFLPPALDVTTTRQIAARISPGLLSVVVGACAGAAGAFGLATGVSVALVGVMVAAALVPAAAAVGIGIAWGVPAVAVGAFLLLVLNGIAIHLAAAAVLWYLGYRPEDPTANRDGGLPWSRSVSVAAVALLLVVVFGAVGAVVWDQTAFERETNAAVAGVVDTDRYEALEVVSVTTEFGLPAAVGGAGDRAVTVVVARPADRPYPELSRTVSERVERRTGRSAPVTVEFVERRRYEPPGRLVGPVDVSLMFYHAVSQTNSHGST from the coding sequence ATGCGCATCGTCCGCACGCTGGTCTCGGAGGACGCGCTCTCGGCCGTCGAGTCGGTGCTCGACGGCTACGACGTCGACCACGTGGTCGTCCGGGAGGCGGCCGGCGGCGGCGTGCTCGTCGAGTTCCCGGTGCCGACGCAGGCGGTCGAATCGGTGTTGGACGAGGTCCGCGAGGCACGCGACGGCGTCGACGGGCGGGCCGGCGAGGACCGGCGCCGCGACGACGAGGCCGTGGCGGCCGACGACGCCGCGACCGACGACGACGCCTACACGGTCGTCACGAGCGCGGAGTCGGTGTTCGCTCCCCACGTCGAGGAGTTGGAGTCGCGGTTCGTCACCGGGACCGAGGAGGACGACGCGATCCCGACCGAGGAGGTGCGGTCGTCGGCGCTGGACATGACTCCCAGCCCGCTGACGTACTACTCGATGACGCTGTTGAGCGCGCTCGTCGCCACCGCGGGGCTGCTGCTCGACGCGCCGGCGGTCGTCGTCGGTTCGATGGTGATCGCGCCGCTCATCGGCTCGGCGCTCACCGCCAGCGTCGGGACGGTGCTCGACGAGCGGGCGATGCTGTGGGCGGGGCTGAAGACACAACTGTTCGGGCTGGCGCTGGCGGTCGCGGCGGCGACCGCGTTCAGCCTCGTGCTGCGGTGGGCCGCGTTCCTCCCCCCGGCGCTCGACGTGACGACGACACGCCAGATCGCCGCCCGGATCTCCCCGGGCCTGCTCTCGGTCGTCGTCGGCGCCTGTGCCGGCGCCGCGGGGGCGTTCGGGCTGGCGACGGGCGTGTCGGTCGCGCTCGTCGGCGTGATGGTGGCGGCGGCGCTGGTGCCCGCCGCCGCCGCGGTCGGAATCGGCATCGCGTGGGGCGTCCCGGCGGTCGCGGTCGGCGCGTTCCTCCTGCTGGTGTTGAACGGGATCGCGATCCACCTCGCGGCGGCGGCCGTGCTGTGGTACCTCGGCTACCGTCCGGAGGACCCGACGGCCAACCGCGACGGCGGGCTGCCGTGGTCGCGGTCGGTGTCCGTCGCCGCCGTCGCGCTCCTGCTCGTCGTCGTCTTCGGCGCCGTCGGCGCGGTCGTGTGGGACCAGACGGCGTTCGAACGGGAGACCAACGCCGCCGTCGCCGGCGTCGTCGACACCGACCGCTACGAGGCGCTGGAGGTCGTCTCGGTCACGACCGAGTTCGGACTCCCCGCCGCGGTCGGCGGCGCCGGCGACCGCGCCGTCACGGTCGTCGTCGCGCGGCCGGCCGACCGACCGTACCCCGAGTTGAGTCGGACCGTCTCCGAACGGGTCGAACGCAGGACCGGCCGGTCGGCGCCGGTCACCGTCGAGTTCGTCGAGCGCAGACGGTACGAGCCGCCGGGGCGACTCGTGGGACCGGTCGATGTATCCCTCATGTTTTATCACGCAGTATCACAAACGAACAGTCATGGGAGTACGTGA
- a CDS encoding TIGR00266 family protein produces MDYEITSRPSYALLTASLDAGESIRAESGAMVSHDAGIDIETNATGGFLTSIRRMVGGESFFQNTFTAREPGEVSFAPPLPGDVEHVPLRGERVYVQSGSYLAGDASLDVDTEFGGARSFFGGEGLFLLRVAGEGPLFVSSYGAIEAVDLDERGPFVVDTGHIVAFEDRADFTVRKVGGLRSTLTSGEGLVCEFSGSGTVWLQSRSQDAFLSWLIPQLPTQSSSA; encoded by the coding sequence GTGGACTACGAGATCACGTCCAGGCCGTCGTACGCACTGTTGACCGCGTCGCTCGACGCGGGGGAGTCGATCCGGGCGGAGTCGGGGGCGATGGTGAGCCACGACGCCGGCATCGACATCGAGACGAACGCGACCGGGGGGTTCCTCACGTCGATCCGACGGATGGTCGGCGGCGAGAGCTTCTTCCAGAACACCTTCACCGCGCGGGAACCCGGCGAGGTGTCGTTCGCGCCGCCGCTGCCGGGCGACGTCGAACACGTCCCCCTGCGCGGGGAGCGGGTGTACGTCCAGTCGGGGTCGTACCTCGCGGGCGACGCGTCCCTCGACGTCGACACGGAGTTCGGCGGCGCGCGGTCGTTCTTCGGCGGCGAGGGGCTGTTCCTCCTCCGGGTCGCCGGCGAGGGTCCGTTGTTCGTGTCGAGCTACGGCGCCATCGAGGCGGTCGACCTCGACGAGCGCGGCCCGTTCGTCGTCGACACGGGCCACATCGTCGCGTTCGAGGACCGCGCGGACTTCACCGTCCGGAAGGTGGGCGGCCTGCGCTCGACGCTGACCAGCGGCGAGGGGTTGGTGTGTGAGTTCTCCGGGTCCGGAACCGTCTGGCTCCAGTCGCGCAGCCAGGACGCGTTCCTCTCGTGGCTCATCCCGCAGTTGCCCACGCAGTCGTCGTCCGCCTGA
- a CDS encoding DUF5518 domain-containing protein, with protein sequence MVNWRAVLAGFVASIVIGLVSGLGLPFTDVSLPVIGAGLAGVLAGGVAGYLNNRSLVSDAFHGALATTLGAVVVTVILTVLGTLVTGFLGLGIGLAALAFIVFTAVPGIVGGAVGGLLHGGDEVETGRPAA encoded by the coding sequence ATGGTCAACTGGAGAGCGGTGCTCGCAGGATTCGTCGCGTCGATCGTCATCGGCCTCGTCAGCGGACTCGGGCTGCCGTTCACGGACGTGAGCCTCCCCGTGATCGGCGCGGGACTCGCCGGCGTCCTCGCCGGCGGCGTGGCGGGGTACCTGAACAACCGGTCGCTCGTGAGCGACGCGTTCCACGGCGCGCTGGCGACGACGCTGGGCGCCGTGGTCGTGACGGTGATCCTGACGGTGCTCGGGACGCTCGTCACCGGCTTCCTCGGACTCGGGATCGGGCTGGCCGCGCTGGCGTTCATCGTGTTCACCGCGGTCCCCGGCATCGTCGGCGGCGCGGTCGGCGGCCTCCTCCACGGCGGGGACGAGGTCGAGACGGGCCGCCCCGCGGCCTGA